A window of Reinekea marina contains these coding sequences:
- the ccoS gene encoding cbb3-type cytochrome oxidase assembly protein CcoS, which yields MDILLILIPVTLFLLTIGGVLFWWTVKTGQYDDLDSPAQRILFDDDHHMVPTKTKSSKKQ from the coding sequence TTGGATATCCTGCTGATTCTAATCCCTGTTACGCTCTTTTTATTAACCATTGGCGGCGTTTTATTTTGGTGGACTGTTAAAACCGGTCAGTACGATGATTTAGACAGCCCAGCTCAACGGATTTTATTCGACGACGATCATCATATGGTTCCTACCAAAACTAAATCTTCTAAAAAGCAATGA